In Blastopirellula sp. J2-11, a single genomic region encodes these proteins:
- a CDS encoding serine/threonine-protein kinase: MNAVDEEIRRHFESDWLRGHSGDIVDYLPTPDAPSYLATLEELICIDLEFRWQQLSSHPAKIDSNLETLALDQQPLVEKYLDRFPQLQEPNILQRLVDQEIYARKQSPFPPLPAEYQQRFPQLQLPLSSFAQGNAERAEQTRRYSTAPPWSRAEHFPRPFGKYQLVELLGRGGMGKVYRAQQLNAGRMVAIKIANVSDVPHEMREEIRQRFQTEVRAAANLSHDHVMPVYDVGEADDRLFYTMPIVAGDLAAEIRKNPLSNRLAAQYMAQASRGVQAAHAHGLLHRDLKPHNLMLDPQNDRVLVADFGLARLASAQQQLTQTGEVLGTPPYMAPEQIRNSRMMDVRADVYALGATLYHLLVGKPPFQAANPTETLRQVLEDDPVSPRFLNPEVDRDLETICLRCLQKDRHLRFASAAELADDLERYQRGEPIVSRPLNMWGRLDRWRRRNPLVASLSAGLAASLLLVAVVAGIGWYVTQRQLERVMQNSQQGQTAINELFTFVREEPLLDQPGQEAIRAHLLERGLQHYQMLIDLADENKTLPADLLEARKQLGMLTLEIQGPTEAAAQFRQAIAAAEKSPELKPPSPKVQVSLGDSWNGLGQALHSLGQQDEAAAAFAKAIALRETTVNHAPTDIEARRKLANAMMNHALIMAALGKPDEALQEQQAAQRQRHQLLRDRDDDPKLLRDFAQGQFNLARLELSKGTSPESLALLRDATGRFEGLAYKYSTDTRLWQRYLECLLTMSIFEKSPSPSLQKAIDILPSAVMLAPDNRAYRIRLIEICQQAIEQLLESENYQEAEINWRKVQSELIDSLAAEDLEPDAVRVRLAGLRQRGLITLGQGDKALAIKQLQTAIDAWSKAQEIPANASLRSPMWRGDLSALKRLVDSLE, encoded by the coding sequence ATGAACGCCGTTGATGAAGAAATTCGCCGCCATTTTGAATCGGATTGGTTACGGGGCCATAGCGGTGATATCGTGGACTATCTGCCGACGCCTGACGCTCCTTCTTACCTGGCCACTTTGGAAGAACTGATCTGCATTGATCTGGAGTTTCGCTGGCAACAGCTCTCTTCGCACCCGGCTAAGATCGATTCGAATCTTGAAACGTTGGCGCTCGATCAACAACCGCTCGTCGAAAAATACCTCGATCGCTTTCCGCAACTTCAGGAACCAAATATCTTGCAGCGTCTCGTTGATCAAGAGATCTATGCGCGCAAGCAGTCTCCCTTTCCTCCACTGCCGGCCGAATATCAACAGCGATTTCCGCAACTACAACTGCCGCTCTCCTCGTTTGCCCAAGGAAATGCCGAGCGGGCCGAACAAACGCGGCGCTATTCCACAGCGCCGCCCTGGAGTAGAGCCGAGCATTTTCCTCGTCCGTTTGGCAAGTACCAGCTGGTCGAACTGCTGGGCCGCGGCGGTATGGGAAAGGTTTATCGCGCTCAGCAACTCAATGCAGGTCGTATGGTAGCGATCAAAATCGCGAACGTTTCAGACGTTCCGCATGAAATGCGCGAGGAGATTCGCCAGCGATTCCAAACGGAGGTCCGCGCTGCGGCAAATTTGTCGCACGACCATGTCATGCCGGTCTATGACGTCGGCGAAGCGGATGATCGCTTGTTCTATACGATGCCGATTGTCGCCGGCGACTTGGCGGCCGAGATCCGTAAGAATCCGCTATCGAATCGCCTGGCCGCACAGTACATGGCGCAGGCGTCTCGCGGCGTACAGGCCGCACATGCCCACGGTTTGCTCCACCGTGACTTGAAGCCGCATAACCTGATGCTCGATCCGCAAAACGATCGCGTGTTGGTCGCCGACTTTGGACTGGCCCGTTTGGCGTCGGCTCAGCAGCAATTGACCCAGACCGGCGAAGTGCTCGGCACGCCGCCGTACATGGCGCCCGAGCAGATTCGGAATTCGCGTATGATGGATGTCCGCGCCGACGTCTACGCGCTGGGTGCGACGCTCTATCACTTGCTGGTCGGAAAACCTCCCTTTCAGGCGGCCAACCCGACCGAAACATTGCGTCAGGTGCTGGAAGATGATCCCGTCTCGCCGCGATTTCTCAATCCAGAGGTCGATCGCGACTTGGAGACGATCTGCTTGCGTTGTTTGCAAAAGGATCGGCATCTACGGTTTGCGTCGGCGGCGGAACTAGCGGACGATTTGGAACGTTACCAGCGCGGCGAGCCGATCGTTTCTCGGCCGCTCAACATGTGGGGCAGGCTCGATCGCTGGCGACGACGTAATCCGCTGGTCGCGTCCCTTTCGGCCGGGTTGGCCGCTTCGCTATTGCTGGTCGCCGTGGTCGCAGGGATCGGATGGTACGTGACCCAGCGACAACTTGAACGCGTGATGCAGAACAGCCAGCAGGGACAGACGGCGATCAATGAATTGTTCACCTTCGTACGGGAAGAGCCTCTGCTTGATCAGCCGGGACAAGAAGCGATTCGTGCGCATCTGCTGGAGCGCGGCTTGCAGCACTATCAGATGCTGATTGACTTGGCCGATGAAAACAAGACGCTGCCGGCCGATTTGTTAGAAGCCCGCAAGCAGTTGGGCATGCTGACGCTGGAGATTCAAGGTCCAACCGAAGCGGCCGCACAATTCCGCCAGGCGATCGCCGCCGCCGAGAAATCGCCAGAACTGAAACCCCCATCGCCAAAGGTGCAAGTCAGCCTGGGCGATAGTTGGAACGGTCTCGGTCAAGCGCTCCACTCGCTTGGTCAACAGGACGAAGCGGCGGCCGCGTTTGCGAAAGCGATTGCGCTGCGCGAAACCACGGTTAACCATGCGCCAACCGACATCGAGGCTCGCCGCAAATTAGCCAACGCAATGATGAATCACGCGCTGATCATGGCCGCCTTAGGAAAACCGGACGAGGCGCTCCAAGAGCAACAAGCGGCCCAGCGCCAACGACATCAACTGTTGCGTGATCGAGATGATGACCCGAAGTTGCTCCGTGACTTCGCCCAAGGACAATTCAACCTGGCGCGGCTCGAACTGTCGAAGGGGACTTCCCCCGAATCGCTCGCCCTGCTGCGTGACGCGACCGGTCGGTTTGAGGGGCTTGCTTACAAATACTCGACCGATACGCGATTATGGCAGCGCTATCTCGAATGCTTGCTGACGATGTCGATCTTTGAGAAGTCCCCTTCGCCATCCTTGCAAAAGGCGATCGACATTCTGCCGTCGGCCGTCATGCTAGCTCCAGACAACCGAGCCTATCGTATTCGCCTGATCGAAATCTGCCAGCAAGCGATCGAACAGTTGCTGGAGAGTGAAAATTATCAGGAAGCGGAAATCAATTGGCGGAAGGTCCAGTCCGAGTTAATCGATTCGCTGGCGGCCGAAGATCTCGAACCAGATGCGGTCCGGGTTCGTCTGGCCGGTTTGCGCCAACGAGGGCTCATCACGCTAGGGCAGGGCGATAAAGCGTTGGCGATAAAGCAGTTGCAAACAGCGATCGACGCTTGGAGCAAAGCGCAAGAAATTCCGGCGAACGCATCGCTCCGTTCTCCGATGTGGCGCGGCGATTTGTCCGCACTGAAACGCTTGGTCGATTCACTCGAATAA
- a CDS encoding sialidase family protein codes for MSVALPSSRLFGETKPNDAVRPQFDLTLDAPTKLYDGEKCWCHPRAGIVPSAGKADQPRIVMTMNTIHVSGSDVFKAMFSLSTDDLGKHWTKPQEQSGLAIRHETIDGVERPVAVSDFWPTWHAASQTLLGTGHSVVYTPEWKIAKSRPRHTTYATYDPQQGAWTAWKKLEMPPDDKFLSSGAGCTQRVDLADGSILLPIYFSPPGKNAQVTIARCSFDGQTLQYVENGTEFAVSDKTRGLHEPSLTRLGDRYFLTIRNDKQGFVTRSDDGLHFEPLRDWKFDDGGDLGNYNTQQHWVTHSDGLFLVYTRRGANNDHVFRHRAPLLMAQVDPDRLCVIRETERILVPERGARLGNFGVTTVNEHETWVTVAEWMQDGSRTHIMPVNNKYGSDGSVFVARIHWDRPNKLA; via the coding sequence TTGAGCGTCGCTCTCCCCTCCTCTCGCCTGTTTGGCGAAACCAAACCGAACGACGCTGTTCGACCCCAGTTTGACCTGACGCTCGACGCTCCGACCAAACTGTACGACGGCGAAAAATGTTGGTGTCATCCGCGGGCCGGCATCGTCCCCAGCGCCGGCAAAGCCGACCAGCCCCGGATCGTAATGACGATGAACACCATCCACGTCAGCGGCAGCGACGTCTTCAAAGCGATGTTCAGTCTCTCGACTGACGACTTGGGAAAGCATTGGACGAAGCCGCAGGAGCAATCCGGCTTGGCTATCCGGCACGAAACGATCGACGGCGTCGAACGTCCCGTCGCGGTCAGCGACTTTTGGCCCACCTGGCACGCTGCGTCACAAACGTTGTTAGGAACAGGGCACTCGGTCGTCTATACGCCTGAGTGGAAAATAGCCAAATCTCGCCCGCGTCACACAACCTATGCGACGTATGATCCGCAACAAGGCGCGTGGACGGCTTGGAAAAAGCTAGAGATGCCGCCGGACGACAAGTTTTTGTCCAGCGGCGCCGGTTGCACTCAGCGAGTCGATCTGGCTGACGGCTCGATCTTGCTGCCGATCTACTTTAGCCCGCCGGGGAAGAACGCCCAAGTAACGATTGCGCGCTGCTCGTTTGATGGCCAGACGTTGCAGTATGTCGAAAACGGAACCGAGTTTGCCGTCAGCGACAAGACGCGCGGTCTGCACGAGCCGTCGCTGACGCGTCTGGGCGATCGGTACTTTCTGACGATTCGTAATGACAAGCAGGGCTTCGTTACGCGGAGCGACGACGGTTTACATTTCGAACCGCTGCGCGACTGGAAGTTTGACGACGGCGGCGATCTTGGTAATTACAACACGCAGCAGCACTGGGTGACGCACAGCGACGGGCTATTCCTGGTCTACACTCGCCGCGGAGCGAACAATGACCACGTGTTTCGCCATCGCGCTCCGCTCTTGATGGCGCAAGTCGATCCTGATCGCTTATGCGTGATCCGCGAGACCGAACGGATTTTGGTTCCGGAGCGCGGCGCGCGACTCGGCAACTTTGGAGTCACCACCGTCAACGAACACGAAACCTGGGTGACCGTCGCCGAATGGATGCAGGATGGCAGCCGGACGCACATCATGCCGGTCAACAACAAGTATGGCAGCGACGGCAGCGTCTTTGTCGCGCGGATCCATTGGGACCGGCCGAACAAATTGGCGTAA
- a CDS encoding MarR family winged helix-turn-helix transcriptional regulator: MNAAIPQSGSAKRGRKFDSLEQEVFLNLWRTYDRLKALEDEMFSQSGISAQQYNTLRLLRSVYPEGMPTLVLGGRLISRAPDMTRLLDKLEQRGLLVRHRPPENRRVVEVRLTPEGLQLVNKLDSAVRKCHEQQLGHLDAKSLQQLATLLKAARQPHEDSENLSLVDQ; encoded by the coding sequence ATGAACGCCGCTATTCCCCAATCTGGTTCGGCCAAACGCGGCCGCAAGTTCGACTCGCTGGAGCAGGAAGTTTTCTTGAACCTTTGGCGGACCTACGATCGGCTCAAGGCGCTGGAAGATGAGATGTTCAGTCAGTCGGGGATATCGGCCCAACAGTACAACACGCTGCGGTTGTTGCGCTCGGTTTATCCAGAGGGAATGCCGACGCTGGTCTTGGGTGGTCGACTGATCTCCCGGGCGCCCGACATGACGCGTTTGCTCGACAAGCTGGAGCAGCGCGGCTTGCTGGTCCGACATCGCCCCCCCGAGAATCGCCGCGTGGTCGAAGTCCGCTTGACGCCAGAGGGACTGCAACTGGTGAACAAGCTCGATAGCGCCGTGCGAAAATGTCACGAACAACAGCTGGGGCATTTGGATGCCAAGTCGTTACAGCAGCTAGCAACGTTGCTGAAAGCGGCGCGGCAACCGCACGAAGATTCTGAAAATCTATCGCTGGTCGATCAATAG